A part of Chryseobacterium shigense genomic DNA contains:
- a CDS encoding DUF5606 domain-containing protein has translation MLLEKIISISGKPGLFKLVSQLRNGFIIEDVTTKKKVSIGNSSQVSLLDNIAMFTLDKEVPLFEVFENIAKNHDYKEAISHKSSDDVLKDFMTASLPNYDTDRVYASDIKKLAQWYNILQKAGYVTPESFVKAEPETLDPAQEEVSIEKDAPKKAAPKAEKPATPKVKATSAAKAAPKSTHTKKG, from the coding sequence AATTTCCGGAAAGCCGGGACTTTTCAAATTAGTTTCTCAACTAAGAAACGGTTTTATCATTGAAGATGTTACTACCAAGAAAAAAGTAAGCATTGGAAACTCAAGCCAGGTAAGTTTGTTGGATAATATTGCAATGTTCACATTAGATAAAGAAGTTCCTTTGTTCGAAGTTTTTGAAAATATTGCCAAGAATCACGATTACAAAGAAGCTATCTCCCACAAATCTTCTGATGACGTTCTGAAAGATTTCATGACGGCTTCTCTTCCTAACTATGATACCGATAGAGTATATGCTTCAGATATCAAGAAACTGGCTCAGTGGTATAATATCCTTCAGAAAGCAGGGTATGTTACTCCTGAAAGCTTCGTAAAAGCAGAACCTGAGACATTAGATCCTGCACAGGAAGAAGTAAGCATTGAGAAAGATGCCCCTAAAAAAGCAGCTCCAAAAGCGGAAAAGCCAGCAACTCCAAAAGTAAAAGCTACTTCTGCAGCTAAAGCAGCTCCGAAAAGCACACATACTAAAAAAGGATAA